The following is a genomic window from Ignavibacteriota bacterium.
TTCGGCGCCATGCCGTTCTGCGCGCACACGTCGGCGGCGAAGGAAGCCGCCAGCAGCGGGATATCCTCGCGCCGCTCCCGCAACGCCGGCACCCGGATCGGGATCACGTTCAGGCGGTGATAGAGGTCCTCGCGGAACGCGCTGGCCCTCACGGCCTCCGGCAGATTCTTGTTCGTTGCTGCGAAGACGCGCACATCGACCTTGATCTGGCGTGAACCGCCGACCCGTTCGATGTGCCCTTCCTCCAGCGCACGCAGCACCTTGGCCTGCGCGGTGAGACTCATGTCGCCGATCTCATCCAGAAAGATCGTGCCGCCATCCGCAAGTTCGAATTTTCCGATACGCGTGCCCGTGGCCCCGGTGAACGCACCCTTCTCGTGGCCGAACAGTTCCGATTCGATCAACTCGTTCGGAATGGCCGCACAGTTCACTTCGATCAGTGCCCTGGCCGCCCGCTTGCTGAGGCGGTGCAGTGCGCGGGCGACGAGTTCCTTCCCGGAACCGTTCTCGCCCGTGACCAGCACCCGGGCTTCCGTGGGTGCCACGCGCTCGATGAGCGCGAGCATCTCCTTCATGACCGGGGTGTCGCCGATGATGCGGTACTTGCCTTCCACCTGCTCGCGCAGGCGCTTCACCTCGACCGCATTGCGCGCGACCATGATCAAATGATCCCGGTCGAGCGGCTTGGTGAGAAAATCGAACACCCCCAGCCTGAGCGCTTCCACGGCGGTATCGACCGTCGCATGCCCCGAGATCATGATCACCGGCAACGAAGGGTGTTCCGACCTCAGCGTATCAAGGACACGCATGCCGTCCATGCCCGGCATCTTGATGTCCAGGAACACCAGGTCGATGCCACCCGCCGCGACGCGCGTCAGGGCCGACGGTCCATCGGCCGCTTCCACCACGGCGAACTTCTCATACTCGAGCGTCATCCGGATGGTCTCGCGGATGGTCGCTTCATCGTCAACGATCAGCACCGTCTTCATGGTCATTCTTCCTCGTGCACCTGCATGGTATCGATATGCGGGACGGACAATGCGGTCTGCATGTACAGGGACGGGAGCACGGCGCGGTCGCGCAGGAACGCCAGGCCGAACATCCCGCCCCTGCTATTGGCCTCCAGATCCCGTCCCTCCAGCGTCCCCTCCACGATGAACCTGTCCTCGCCCCACTCAATGAATGTACCTACACGGTCGACAGTCGTGTGCGAGCCGGTCAGAACGGCAACAAGTGCCGAACCGAAAAAATGCTGGAGCTTGTCGCGGTCGCCCCAGGCCGGGCTGTCCGGATACAGGCGGAGCGGCAGGGCCACATGCCGCCGTGCGAATTCTTCGGGGAACTCCGACGTCAGCGGGAACCAGAGCAGCGGGCCGAGGAATGGTATCCGTACGCCGAATTTCTGGTGATCCAGCACCGCAAGGGTGACGATCACCAGGGTCGCATACGGGTTGTTCCACGACATCCGCAGAGCACGGCGAAACAGGACATCCACGGCGGCAACGTCGCCCCGCGCCCGGCGTATCTCACGGTACTCGTCGCTCACCACATACTCTTTGAGGAGATAGCCATCCTGCAACACCTTCGGCAGGAGGAACATCGCAAGGGCTTCCTGAAGCGGATGCACCTCTTCCACCGGCGCGATCCCCGGACAGGCAGGCACGGCCCCCGCCAGGGAGTCCACCTGCGCATGGGCCCGGACGTGCAACACCGCTGCCACCAGCAGGATACTCCCCCATCGGCCGGCGGACACGCTCCGATACCGTGAGGGAGTGCTCAAGAATCCGGCCCGATGCTATCGATGAGCGTGTGGGCCACGTCAAAGGGAGTGCATTCACCACGAAGCACGGCTTCCACCGATGACTCCAGCTGTGCCCTCCGTTCGGGCGTCCACAACTGTCGCCGCACCCTGCTCACCACGATATCTGCGATGCGTGTCTCCATCCGTTCGCGGCGTCTGCGGACCATCCCTCCCTCCGCCTCCATGCGCTCCCGGAAGGTGCCGATGGCGTCGACCACCTCATCCACACCTTTCCCTTCAGAGGCAACGGTGCGCACAACATCGGGCGGGGGCAGGGTGGATTGCCGGAACATCAGTGTTGAACTCAATGCCTGGATCGCCTGCTCCGCACCGGGGCGGTCGGACTTGTTCATGACGAAGAGGTCGGCGATCTCCATCAACCCGGCCTTCATGGCCTGAACGGCATCGCCGGATTCAGGGACGAGGACCACGACGGTCACATCCGCCGCGCGTGCGATGTCGAGCTCCGATTGCCCTACCCCGACCGTTTCCAGCAGGATGATATCCATCCCGGAGGCATCCAGGATGTCCGCCGCATCTCCCGCGGCTCTGCTCAATCCACCCGGATTGCCGCGCGATGCCATACTTCTGATGAAGACACCCGTATCCAGTTCAACATCGCCCATGCGCACGCGGTCGCCCAGCACGGCACCGCCCGTGAACGGGCTCGTCGGGTCCACCGCAATGATCCCGATCCGTTTTCCTTCGCGCCGGTACGCCGCCGCCAGCCTCGTCGTCAGCGTGCTCTTGCCTGCACCGGGCGGACCGGTGATACCGATCCGGCACGCCGTACCGGTGTGGGGAAAGAGGATCCGGAGCAACGGTTCACCTTCCGGGTCATCGTTCTCCACGAGCGAGATGGCCCGCGCGATGCTGATCCGGTTCCCTGCGAGGATGCCGGCTGTGTCAGCGCGCCGGGCCACCGGCCTTCAATGCGTTCCGGAAATGGTCCACTGTGCGGGCAAGGCCTTCTTCGAGCGTCACGGAGGGGGTCCAGCCGAGTTCCTTCTTGATGCGCTCATGCGACAGCACACTGCGGAGCTGCTCGCCCTTTTTCGCCTCACCGTGCTGCTCGGGGCAGGTGCTGCCCACAGCGTCGCGGATCACGCGGAAGAGATGATTCACATCGGTCTCGCGCCCCGTGCCGACATTGTAGATATGGAAGCCGGTCTTGCCGACGGCGGCCACATTGGCGCGCACGACGTCGCCGACGAACACGTAGTCGCGCGTCTGCTTCCCTTCGCCGTTGATCACCGGTTCCTGGCCTGCGAACATGCGGTTGGCGAAGATCGCCACGACCCCCGCCTCCCCTTCAGGGTTCTGCCGGGGGCCATAGATGTTCGCGTAGCGCAGGCAGACGGCGTTCAGTCCGAAGACCGCGTAGTAATAGAAGAGGTACTGTTCGGTGGTCAGCTTCGCGACCCCGTACGGCGAGATGGGCCGCGTGGGGTGTGTCTCGTCCGCCGGAAAGAAGTCCTGTTCACCATAGATCGCGCCGCCGCTGGAGGCGAACACCACATGCTTCACGCCGGTGCGGACGCATTCCTGGAGAAGGGTGAGGACACCCAGGACATTGACCGATGCATCGTAGACAGGATCGGCGACCGATTTCCGGACGTCCATCTGCGCCGCGTGATGGCTCATGAGATCGAAGGAGGTGGACGAGAAGAGCTTGTTCATGGCCGCCGCATCGCGGATGTCGGCTTCCACGAATGTGGCCTCCCGGGGGATGTTCACCTTCCGCCCGGTCGAGAGGTTATCGACGATCGTGACCGCGTGTCCTGCCGCCAGATAGGCCTCGGCGATCTGCGAAGCGATGAACCCTGCGCCGCCGGTAATGAGGATCTTCATGATCAGGTACCTGTTAGTGTCGTGAGCGAAGTGCGCGATGACCGATGTCGCGCCGGTAGTGCATCCGGTCGAAATGGATCTGTTTGACTGCGTCGTAACACCGTGCGAGAGTTGCGGCGAATCCTCCCGACCGGTCCATCGCCGTGACGCCGAGAACACGGCCACCGGCGGTCACGATACCCTCTCCCGTCCGCCGCGTGCCGGCATGGAATGCCACCACATCCTCCATGTCCTTCACTGCATCGAGGCCTGTGATCAGATCGCCCGACTCATAGTGATCCGGGTAGCCGCCGGCAGCGAGCACAACGCAGGCCGCCGTCGCGGGATCATCCGGGCGCCAGGAGGGAAAAGCCGATGGCTCGATCGTTCCGGCTGACGCTTCATACAGCAGACGGGCAAGGTCGCCACGGAAGAGCGGAAGGACCACCTGCGTCTCGGGATCACCGAACCGGCAGTTGTATTCGATCACGCGCGGACCCTGCGTGGTGAGCATCAGCCCGATGTACAGGCATCCGGTGTACGGCCGGCCTTCCGCCGCCATGCCGGCGAGCGTGGGGCGCAGGACCTTCTCCTCGACGGTGCGCATCACGTCGGCGGTCACCACCGGAGCGGGCGCATACGCACCCATTCCACCGGTATTCTTGCCGGCATCCCCGTCCAGCACCCTCTTATGGTCCTGGGCAGGAGCAAGGAGGACATAGGATGTGCCGTCCGTGATCGCAAAGACCGAGGCCTCTTCACCTTCGAGGAATTCCTCGATCACCACACGCGTCCCGGCCGCACCGAAGCTCGTGCCATCCAGCATCGTCTCGAGTTCCGCTGCAGCATCTTCTTCGCGCGTACAGATCACCACGCCTTTCCCCGCGGCCAGGCCGTCGGCCTTGAGCACAACGGGCAACGTGAATGACTCCAGTGTACGTCGCGCGTGCTCACGGTCCTGATGCGAGACCACCACGTGCCGCGCGGTGGGTATCGCATGGCGGTCCATGAACGCTTTTGCGAATGCCTTGCTCCACTCGAGCTCCGCCGCACCTTGCGTGGGGCCAAAGATCGCGAGGCCATCCAGCCGGAACCGGTCCACGATGCCGCGTGCAAGCGGGACCTCGGGGCCCACAATGGTGAGGTCGACGCGCTCGCGCTCTGCCAGGGCCTTCAACTCGGCGATGTCATCGACGCGCACCGGCACCACCTCGGCCAGGTCTTCGATGCCCGGGTTCCCGGGTGCACAGATGATCCGGCGCACGCCGGGAGCCCTGCGCAGGGCCCAGACCAGCGCATGTTCACGGCCACCCGACCCGATCACGAGGACATTCATGTCACGGCTCCCGTAGTGCTTCAAATGACTTCACCAGCGCGCCGGTCAGCGCGACGCGGCTGTACTTCTGCACCACCGGCTCCGGCGGACCCTGGAGTGTGTGATGTTCCCATTGTGCATACATGTCTTCGATGGCTTTCCGGATCCCTGCGACGTCATCCGGCCGGACTACCCACCCTCCGGCCTCTTCAACCGTCGCACTGATGAATCCTTCCGGGGCGCACGCAAGGACCGGCTTGCGCGCACCGATGTACTCGTACACCTTGCCCGGTGAGCCCCGGTCATCACCCACGATCATCCAGAGAGCGTCGGAGGACATGAGCTCGCGCGTGCATTCGGTGTGCGGCAGGTACCCCAGGGGTGTCACGCTATCCTGGAGCCCGAGCTTGTTCACAAGCTTCGTGTTCTCTTCACGGAAGTGCCCGACGAAGACGGCTTCGATGCGGCCGCGGAGCTTCGGACGGTCCTTGAAGAGGTCCTGCAAGGCGCGGAGAAAGTAGTCGGGCTTCCGGTCTTCCCAGAAGACGCCGGCGTATGTGATCCGCATCGCCTGCGCCCGGCGCGGATGGGCGGTGCCGGGCAGCGCCGCGGCGTGCGTGAAGTCCTCGGGGTCGTATCCCTGCGACAGGATCTCGACGTCGTTGTACGTGAGGAACCGGTGCCGGCGGAGGATCAGCTCCTTCACGCGGCGGTTCGTGGTGATCACGTGACTGCTCGCGCGGAGCGCGGAGCGTTCGCCGCGCACATTGAGATACTTGTGCAGTGGCGTAGGATAGAACTTGAACGGATACTCCACCCAGGGATCGCGGTAATCCAGCACCAGCGGGATGTTGAGCTCGCGCTTCAGGTCCCGTCCGATCAGGAAATCCGTGAAGGGCGGCGCGGTGGCAAAGATCAGGTCGAACGGCTTTTCTTTCGCAAGCCGGAGTCCGTGCGCCACGGCTTTCCTCCGCCATCCGATCTTATTGTCGGGAATGAAGAACGTATCGGAGAGACGGCTGAGCATCTTCCTCATCCATTCCTTCGGGAACTTCACTTCAGCGTTCTTCGAAACGAACCGACCGGGCCCTGCTGCGCTTGTGCGCTCGATGCGCACATCACGCCCCTCGAGATCGGCGAGGAGGGATTCGTCTGACGCATAGTACCCGCGCGGCTCCACCGTCAGGACCGTCGGCTGCCAGTTGAATTGCGGCAGGTACTTCACGAATTTGAGGGTGCGTTGCACGCCGCTCAATCCCATCGGGGGAAAATAGTAGGCGATGACGAGAACGCGGCGTTGCGGGAATTCCGTTGTCATGTCAGAGTACCAGTAGGTCCCGGGGCGCGGCGGTGAGCACCGTGCACCCTGTTGCTGTCAGAAGTATGTCATCTTCGATGCGCACGCCACCCCATCCCGGCAGGTAGATACCGGGTTCCACCGTCACCACACATCCGGGGACGAGGGTGTCCTTGCTCAGGGCGGAAACGCGCGGACGTTCGTGAATGTTCAGGCCGAGTCCGTGGCCGAGGGAATGCGAAAAGGCCTCACCATAGCCGGCATCCGTGATCACGGTCCGCGCGACAGCATCAAGATCGCGGGCGGCCATGCCGCCATGGGCGGCGTCGAGCGCCGCGGCCTGGGCTTCGCGCACCACAGCGTAGACCTCGCGCACCTTCTTCGTCGTACGGCCCAGTGCCACCGTGCGGGTGAGATCGGAATGGTATCCCTTCACCGTGCACCCGAAATCCATGGTCACCAGTTCACCGTTCCGCAGGACCCGGTCGCCTGCGCGCGCATGCGGGAGGGAACCGCGTTCGCCGCTCGCAACGATGGGCTCGAACGCATCCGCATCGGCCCCATGGAGACGGTGGCGATAGGTGATCTCCGCGGCAATATCCTTCTCACGCATGCCGGGCCGGATGAGCCCGACGATCTCTTCGAACACCTGGTCGGTGATCCGCATCGCTGCCCGGAGCGCGGCCAGTTCCGCGGGATCCTTCACATAGAGCAACTGTTCAACGATCCCTGTCGTGGGGATGAACGTGATCCGCGGGAAGGTGCGCCGCAGAACGCGGTACTGTTGGAACGTGATGTGGTGCGACTCGAAGCCAACGGTCGTGACCCGGGACAGGCAGTGATGTTCGGCGATGGCGTCGAGAAGGGGGCGTTGTGTGATGAACCGCCGGGCGGCACGCACCTGCCGCGCCCCCTGGGCCTGATAGCGTGAATCGGTGATGAACGCAGCCGTACGCCGGCCGAAGACGCCGATGCCGTGCGAGCCTGTGAACCCGAGGAGATACTGCAGGTGGGTCAGCGATGTGACGATCAGCGCGTCAAGGTGTTGCTTCCGGAGGATCGCGCGGAGCCGCGCGACCCTGTCAGCGTGTCTGCTCATGCGGCAGCTCAGCGCGCCCGATAGTTCGGCGCCTCTTTCGTGATGATGATGTCGTGCGGATGGCTCTCCCGCAATCCCGCATCGCTCATCTTGACGAAGGTCCCCTTCTTCTGGAGCTCGCGCACCGTCCCTGCGCCACAATACCCCATGGCAGCGCGGAGGCCGCCGATCATCTGGTAGACCGTTTCTCCGAGAGGGCCTTTGTACGGCACGCGCCCTTCGATCCCTTCGGGAACGAGCTTCTGGATGTCGTCCTCCATATCCTGGAAGTACCGGTCCTTGCTCCCGGCCTTCATCGCTTCGATCGAGCCCATACCGCGGTACAGTTTGAAGCTGCGCCCTTCATACAGCATCTTTTCGCCCGGGCTTTCTTCCACACCCGCGAAGAGGCCGCCGATCATGACCGCATCCGCACCGGCCGCGATCGCCTTCGGAATGTCGCCGGTCTGCTTGATGCCGCCATCGGCGATGATGGGCGTGCGGGTCTTTGCCGCCGCCTTTGCGCAATCCATGATGGCCGTGATCTGCGGAACCCCGATGCCGGCAACGACGCGCGTCGTGCAGATCGACCCCGGCCCGATGCCTACTTTGATCGCATCGGCGCCGGCGCGGATAAGGTCGCGCGTCGCCTCGGCGGTTCCCACATTCCCGGCGATCAGTTCGAGATCGGGAAAGCGCTTGCGGATCGCCTTCACGGTCTCCATCACGCCACGCGAATGGCCGTGCGCCGTATCGACGATGATCACGTCCACGTTCGACTTCACAAGCGCCGCGACGCGCTCGAGCGTATCGGCACTCACCCCCACCGCGGCTCCGGTACGCAAACGGCCGAGCCCGTCCTTGCAGGCGTTCGGGTGCTTGATCTTCTTCTGGATATCCTTGTAGGTGATGAGCCCCTTGAGAACCCCGTGGCGGTCCACCACCGGCAGCTTCTCGATCTTGTGCTTGAGCAGGATGTGCTTCGCCTGTTCAAGTTTCGTGCCGACCGGTGCGGTGATCAGGTTCTCCTTCGTCATCACGGCGGAGACCTTCTGCCCCTCGTCCAGTTCGAACCGGAGGTCGCGGTTGGTGATGATGCCGATCAGCCGCAGATTCTCGTCCACCACCGGGATGCCGGAGATCTTGTAGCGTGCCATCAGGACCAGCACATCGCGTACGCGCTGGTCGGCGCGGACGGTGACCGGGTTCATGATCATGCCGCTTTCGGAGCGCTTCACCCGGTCCACTTCCTCCG
Proteins encoded in this region:
- the meaB gene encoding methylmalonyl Co-A mutase-associated GTPase MeaB — translated: MARRADTAGILAGNRISIARAISLVENDDPEGEPLLRILFPHTGTACRIGITGPPGAGKSTLTTRLAAAYRREGKRIGIIAVDPTSPFTGGAVLGDRVRMGDVELDTGVFIRSMASRGNPGGLSRAAGDAADILDASGMDIILLETVGVGQSELDIARAADVTVVVLVPESGDAVQAMKAGLMEIADLFVMNKSDRPGAEQAIQALSSTLMFRQSTLPPPDVVRTVASEGKGVDEVVDAIGTFRERMEAEGGMVRRRRERMETRIADIVVSRVRRQLWTPERRAQLESSVEAVLRGECTPFDVAHTLIDSIGPDS
- a CDS encoding sigma-54-dependent Fis family transcriptional regulator, producing the protein MKTVLIVDDEATIRETIRMTLEYEKFAVVEAADGPSALTRVAAGGIDLVFLDIKMPGMDGMRVLDTLRSEHPSLPVIMISGHATVDTAVEALRLGVFDFLTKPLDRDHLIMVARNAVEVKRLREQVEGKYRIIGDTPVMKEMLALIERVAPTEARVLVTGENGSGKELVARALHRLSKRAARALIEVNCAAIPNELIESELFGHEKGAFTGATGTRIGKFELADGGTIFLDEIGDMSLTAQAKVLRALEEGHIERVGGSRQIKVDVRVFAATNKNLPEAVRASAFREDLYHRLNVIPIRVPALRERREDIPLLAASFAADVCAQNGMAPKRFTDDVLRTLQGMPWGGNVRELRNTVERLVIMTPGDEIARIEVFQEAARAGGMVEDLLAQNLTFQEFKDKAEAAFIKKQLEVHEWNVSKTADALEIQRSHLYNKMKKFGLERE
- the guaB gene encoding IMP dehydrogenase — its product is MPARKILGEALTYDDVLLVPGRSSVLPREVDVRSRLTPTITLNIPLLSAAMDTVTESDMAIAMAREGGIGILHKNMSIARQAEEVDRVKRSESGMIMNPVTVRADQRVRDVLVLMARYKISGIPVVDENLRLIGIITNRDLRFELDEGQKVSAVMTKENLITAPVGTKLEQAKHILLKHKIEKLPVVDRHGVLKGLITYKDIQKKIKHPNACKDGLGRLRTGAAVGVSADTLERVAALVKSNVDVIIVDTAHGHSRGVMETVKAIRKRFPDLELIAGNVGTAEATRDLIRAGADAIKVGIGPGSICTTRVVAGIGVPQITAIMDCAKAAAKTRTPIIADGGIKQTGDIPKAIAAGADAVMIGGLFAGVEESPGEKMLYEGRSFKLYRGMGSIEAMKAGSKDRYFQDMEDDIQKLVPEGIEGRVPYKGPLGETVYQMIGGLRAAMGYCGAGTVRELQKKGTFVKMSDAGLRESHPHDIIITKEAPNYRAR
- a CDS encoding NAD-dependent epimerase/dehydratase family protein; this encodes MKILITGGAGFIASQIAEAYLAAGHAVTIVDNLSTGRKVNIPREATFVEADIRDAAAMNKLFSSTSFDLMSHHAAQMDVRKSVADPVYDASVNVLGVLTLLQECVRTGVKHVVFASSGGAIYGEQDFFPADETHPTRPISPYGVAKLTTEQYLFYYYAVFGLNAVCLRYANIYGPRQNPEGEAGVVAIFANRMFAGQEPVINGEGKQTRDYVFVGDVVRANVAAVGKTGFHIYNVGTGRETDVNHLFRVIRDAVGSTCPEQHGEAKKGEQLRSVLSHERIKKELGWTPSVTLEEGLARTVDHFRNALKAGGPAR
- the purD gene encoding phosphoribosylamine--glycine ligase, yielding MNVLVIGSGGREHALVWALRRAPGVRRIICAPGNPGIEDLAEVVPVRVDDIAELKALAERERVDLTIVGPEVPLARGIVDRFRLDGLAIFGPTQGAAELEWSKAFAKAFMDRHAIPTARHVVVSHQDREHARRTLESFTLPVVLKADGLAAGKGVVICTREEDAAAELETMLDGTSFGAAGTRVVIEEFLEGEEASVFAITDGTSYVLLAPAQDHKRVLDGDAGKNTGGMGAYAPAPVVTADVMRTVEEKVLRPTLAGMAAEGRPYTGCLYIGLMLTTQGPRVIEYNCRFGDPETQVVLPLFRGDLARLLYEASAGTIEPSAFPSWRPDDPATAACVVLAAGGYPDHYESGDLITGLDAVKDMEDVVAFHAGTRRTGEGIVTAGGRVLGVTAMDRSGGFAATLARCYDAVKQIHFDRMHYRRDIGHRALRSRH
- a CDS encoding aminopeptidase P family protein codes for the protein MSRHADRVARLRAILRKQHLDALIVTSLTHLQYLLGFTGSHGIGVFGRRTAAFITDSRYQAQGARQVRAARRFITQRPLLDAIAEHHCLSRVTTVGFESHHITFQQYRVLRRTFPRITFIPTTGIVEQLLYVKDPAELAALRAAMRITDQVFEEIVGLIRPGMREKDIAAEITYRHRLHGADADAFEPIVASGERGSLPHARAGDRVLRNGELVTMDFGCTVKGYHSDLTRTVALGRTTKKVREVYAVVREAQAAALDAAHGGMAARDLDAVARTVITDAGYGEAFSHSLGHGLGLNIHERPRVSALSKDTLVPGCVVTVEPGIYLPGWGGVRIEDDILLTATGCTVLTAAPRDLLVL
- a CDS encoding glycosyltransferase, whose product is MTTEFPQRRVLVIAYYFPPMGLSGVQRTLKFVKYLPQFNWQPTVLTVEPRGYYASDESLLADLEGRDVRIERTSAAGPGRFVSKNAEVKFPKEWMRKMLSRLSDTFFIPDNKIGWRRKAVAHGLRLAKEKPFDLIFATAPPFTDFLIGRDLKRELNIPLVLDYRDPWVEYPFKFYPTPLHKYLNVRGERSALRASSHVITTNRRVKELILRRHRFLTYNDVEILSQGYDPEDFTHAAALPGTAHPRRAQAMRITYAGVFWEDRKPDYFLRALQDLFKDRPKLRGRIEAVFVGHFREENTKLVNKLGLQDSVTPLGYLPHTECTRELMSSDALWMIVGDDRGSPGKVYEYIGARKPVLACAPEGFISATVEEAGGWVVRPDDVAGIRKAIEDMYAQWEHHTLQGPPEPVVQKYSRVALTGALVKSFEALREP